In a single window of the Leptospira sanjuanensis genome:
- a CDS encoding STAS domain-containing protein produces MENFNTEILTEGTTCTIRIQGSISLKNAFALKELIIKKHGEGFTDIVLDFSGDAYLDSSGIGAIFNSQKYVTERNGSLKLKNISRDVMTILKIANLDKHLDIIR; encoded by the coding sequence GTGGAAAACTTTAACACAGAAATCCTCACTGAGGGAACTACTTGCACCATCCGCATTCAAGGGAGCATCAGCCTCAAAAACGCATTCGCTCTCAAGGAACTCATTATCAAAAAACACGGGGAAGGTTTCACCGATATCGTCCTGGATTTTTCGGGAGACGCGTATTTGGATTCCTCCGGAATCGGAGCGATTTTTAACTCCCAAAAATACGTTACCGAGCGAAACGGTTCTCTCAAACTCAAAAACATCAGCCGGGACGTGATGACGATTTTAAAAATCGCCAATCTCGACAAACACCTCGACATTATCCGTTAG
- a CDS encoding MBL fold metallo-hydrolase, which translates to MRIKFWGVRGSISSSVRGESIRNKVQKILSLATPADIQSPDAIDTFLDSLSLSNWSTYGGNTTCIEIRDKKDNLVIVDGGTGLRELGNSILHEGFLEGKGKAKWIFTHTHWDHIQGIPFFVPLYSPGNVFEFLSSVDNLEERLKYQHSFTHFPVPYDGFRATKNFKFIPEGKAFPVTESISAISKSVRHPGGSFSYRFEEEGKSLIFASDAEFNLDEMENIQDYLNYFRGADVLVFDTQYTFEESLQKIDWGHSSASMATDIALRANVKKLVMFHHDPSYDDEKLDAVFLRALKYKEMFDPDNQLEIIMAYEGLELEV; encoded by the coding sequence ATGCGCATAAAATTTTGGGGCGTTCGCGGTTCGATTTCCTCCTCCGTTCGCGGAGAATCCATCCGCAATAAGGTGCAAAAAATTCTGAGCCTCGCGACTCCCGCCGATATTCAGAGTCCGGACGCGATCGATACCTTTCTTGATTCTCTTTCCCTTTCCAACTGGAGCACGTACGGCGGTAATACCACTTGTATCGAAATCAGGGACAAGAAGGACAATCTCGTCATCGTGGACGGCGGGACCGGACTCAGAGAACTGGGAAACTCCATTCTTCATGAAGGATTTTTAGAAGGAAAAGGAAAGGCCAAGTGGATCTTTACGCACACACATTGGGACCATATCCAAGGGATTCCTTTCTTTGTTCCACTGTATTCTCCGGGTAACGTATTCGAATTTTTGAGTTCGGTGGACAACCTAGAGGAAAGACTGAAATATCAGCATAGCTTCACGCACTTTCCGGTTCCCTACGACGGATTTCGGGCTACGAAGAATTTCAAATTCATTCCCGAAGGGAAAGCGTTCCCCGTAACCGAATCCATATCCGCGATTTCCAAATCGGTCCGGCATCCAGGAGGAAGTTTTTCGTATCGTTTCGAGGAAGAAGGTAAGTCCCTTATCTTCGCTTCCGATGCCGAGTTCAACCTGGACGAAATGGAAAACATCCAGGATTATCTGAACTACTTTCGAGGCGCGGATGTTTTGGTGTTCGATACGCAGTACACGTTCGAGGAGTCACTTCAAAAGATCGACTGGGGACACAGTTCCGCTTCGATGGCTACGGACATCGCGCTCCGCGCCAACGTGAAGAAGCTCGTCATGTTTCATCACGATCCTTCCTACGACGACGAAAAACTGGACGCCGTGTTTTTACGAGCCTTGAAATACAAAGAGATGTTCGATCCGGACAATCAACTCGAGATCATCATGGCCTACGAGGGGTTGGAGCTGGAAGTCTAA
- the glpK gene encoding glycerol kinase GlpK, whose protein sequence is MSEYIIGIDAGTTGIRIFCFNKSGNVISSAYSEFKQYYPKPGWVEHDPEEIWAKTEKLIVKAIRNGKLSPSKAVAIGITNQRETTVLFDKDTGKPVYNAIVWQCRRTSETCMDLKSKGFEPTFRKKTGLVLDAYFSGTKIHWILENVKGVKARAEKGKILFGTIDTYLLYRLTNGKSHKTDHTNASRTLIYNIEKKEWDKDLTQILGIPDSILPEAHNSSSLFGRTEKVKGLPDGIPISSLVGDQQGALFGQLCTEPGEAKNTYGTGCFLLFNTGNNFQISKNNLLTTLGCGPEGKTVYCLEGSVFIGGAVVQFLRDNLKFFKESKVSEKLAASVRKEDEVVFVPAFAGLGAPYWDMNARGAILGLTRDTTAEQITRAALKSIALQSYELVEAMENDTGSKLKVLKVDGGATGNSWLMQYQADILGKRVIRPANVDTTVLGAAFLAGLERGFFPSVSDLKKKLKTSKEFSPQMKASQREKEIQIWKDSVRRIRTNQ, encoded by the coding sequence ATGAGTGAGTATATCATCGGGATCGACGCGGGAACCACCGGGATTCGAATCTTTTGTTTCAACAAATCCGGGAACGTGATTTCCAGCGCTTACTCCGAATTCAAACAATATTATCCGAAGCCAGGCTGGGTGGAACACGATCCGGAGGAAATTTGGGCAAAGACCGAAAAGCTCATCGTGAAAGCGATCCGCAACGGAAAGCTCAGTCCATCCAAAGCCGTCGCGATCGGAATCACCAATCAAAGAGAAACCACCGTGTTGTTCGACAAGGACACGGGCAAACCCGTTTACAACGCGATCGTATGGCAATGCAGAAGAACTTCCGAGACTTGTATGGATCTCAAGTCGAAAGGATTCGAGCCGACTTTCCGCAAAAAGACCGGTCTTGTTTTGGATGCGTATTTCAGCGGAACCAAAATCCATTGGATTTTGGAAAACGTAAAAGGCGTTAAGGCGAGAGCGGAAAAAGGAAAAATACTTTTCGGAACCATCGACACATACCTTCTCTATCGTTTGACCAACGGTAAGTCGCATAAGACCGATCATACGAACGCAAGCCGTACTCTGATCTACAATATCGAAAAGAAGGAATGGGACAAAGATCTTACTCAGATTCTGGGAATTCCGGATTCCATTCTTCCCGAAGCTCACAATTCCAGTTCCTTGTTCGGAAGAACCGAAAAGGTCAAAGGACTTCCCGATGGAATCCCGATCTCTTCCCTCGTGGGAGATCAACAAGGTGCTTTGTTCGGTCAGCTTTGTACGGAACCGGGAGAAGCGAAGAACACGTACGGAACCGGATGTTTTCTTTTGTTCAACACGGGGAATAATTTTCAAATCTCCAAAAACAACCTGCTTACGACTCTCGGATGCGGCCCGGAAGGAAAGACCGTTTATTGTCTGGAAGGATCGGTCTTTATCGGAGGCGCCGTCGTTCAGTTCCTACGGGACAATCTTAAATTCTTTAAAGAATCCAAGGTTTCCGAAAAACTCGCCGCTTCCGTTCGGAAAGAGGACGAGGTCGTTTTTGTTCCCGCCTTTGCCGGGTTAGGCGCTCCGTATTGGGATATGAATGCGCGAGGTGCGATTCTCGGTTTGACGCGGGATACGACCGCCGAACAGATCACAAGAGCCGCTTTGAAATCGATTGCGCTCCAATCCTACGAACTCGTGGAAGCGATGGAAAACGATACGGGCTCCAAATTGAAAGTTTTGAAGGTGGACGGGGGAGCTACCGGAAACTCCTGGCTCATGCAATACCAGGCGGATATATTAGGAAAACGTGTGATTCGTCCCGCAAACGTGGATACTACCGTTTTGGGGGCGGCCTTTCTCGCGGGATTGGAACGCGGTTTCTTTCCTTCGGTTTCTGATCTCAAGAAAAAACTCAAGACGAGCAAGGAATTCTCTCCGCAGATGAAAGCGTCGCAGAGGGAAAAGGAAATCCAAATTTGGAAGGATTCCGTTCGTAGAATCCGAACCAATCAATAA
- a CDS encoding PP2C family protein-serine/threonine phosphatase yields MKLSEYIKSYFQRVGWLLPSANLLCIGAAVAFIQNSPFSLKEKILLYFAAIGVLYLVNYVSFIFFLTKKILPGEEVRGRIMKRYRKGDDRMQSYLFPLPVDDGNYEIYGRTLTYNPIGGDFYNFLTDSRGNYWIGIGDSVGHGYLAGLFSMMIFQKMSLFVRSDSTPHETIERINEDLLKRTQQNPTINQSLYATFLLIKADQQGNVQHSGLHPSFVVYSKSTGSNRIVETDGKFISTTMNSSLKNVPETSGFRLESGDIVFCFTDGLYEQKNNGNHYFGEGLFRFLEDVPKNDLRKIADSLFAEILKHTGGRIQDDMTILMIRKK; encoded by the coding sequence ATGAAGTTATCCGAATATATCAAAAGTTACTTTCAAAGAGTCGGATGGCTTCTACCGAGCGCGAATCTGCTTTGTATAGGTGCGGCCGTCGCGTTCATCCAGAACTCCCCTTTTTCTCTCAAAGAGAAAATCCTGCTCTACTTCGCGGCGATCGGAGTTCTTTATTTAGTAAATTACGTTTCTTTCATATTCTTTCTGACAAAGAAGATTCTTCCGGGCGAGGAAGTCCGCGGAAGAATCATGAAGCGGTACCGCAAAGGCGACGATCGAATGCAGAGTTATCTGTTTCCTCTTCCGGTCGACGACGGAAACTACGAGATCTACGGCCGAACCCTCACCTACAATCCGATCGGCGGTGACTTCTATAATTTTTTGACCGATTCTCGGGGAAATTATTGGATCGGGATCGGGGATTCCGTCGGTCACGGTTATCTCGCAGGACTATTCAGCATGATGATCTTTCAAAAAATGTCCCTCTTCGTTCGAAGCGATTCGACTCCGCACGAAACCATAGAAAGAATCAACGAAGACCTTCTCAAACGAACGCAGCAAAACCCGACGATCAATCAGAGTTTATACGCGACCTTTCTGCTCATCAAGGCGGATCAACAAGGAAACGTGCAGCATTCCGGTCTGCACCCGAGCTTTGTCGTTTACAGCAAATCCACCGGGAGCAATCGAATTGTCGAAACCGACGGAAAATTTATTTCTACGACCATGAATTCCAGCTTGAAAAACGTTCCGGAAACGAGCGGCTTCCGATTGGAATCGGGAGACATCGTATTTTGCTTTACAGACGGGCTCTACGAACAGAAAAATAACGGGAACCATTATTTCGGAGAAGGTCTATTTCGTTTTTTGGAGGATGTTCCGAAAAACGATCTGCGTAAAATCGCCGACAGTCTGTTCGCCGAAATTCTAAAACATACCGGGGGAAGAATTCAGGACGACATGACCATCCTCATGATTCGTAAAAAGTGA